Proteins encoded together in one Deltaproteobacteria bacterium window:
- a CDS encoding AAA family ATPase: MKKAKSKSLRFTRVAIENWRNFAHIDVGLERRVILFGPNASGKSNFLDIFRFLRDIASVGGGFQEAVRKRGGVSSLRCLAARRYSDIVIHLHLGGTENPNIWQYELHFNQDTQRIPYIKKEKVSRGEEIILNRPDKQDHGDEARLTQTHLEQVYANQEFRDIAGFFSSVHYYHLVPQLVRDPERSVGRKNDPYGGDFLEKIANTPENTRNARLRRIIEGLKVAVPQLKELKLWRDPRGLWHLRGRYEHWRPRGAWQTEDQFSDGTLRLMGLLWAALEGGGPLLLEEPELSLHPEVVRHIPETFHRIQRRSGRQIIMSTQSSELLEGEGIGLDEVLMLRPDAEGTSVEPLSDQENVKPLLDSGLNLAEVVIPYTRPANVEQLSLFAD; the protein is encoded by the coding sequence ATGAAGAAAGCAAAGAGCAAGTCACTTCGCTTCACTCGTGTCGCTATCGAAAACTGGCGTAACTTTGCCCACATTGATGTGGGTCTTGAAAGACGTGTTATTCTATTCGGCCCCAATGCATCGGGGAAATCAAATTTTTTAGATATTTTTCGCTTCCTCAGGGACATTGCCTCGGTTGGTGGCGGATTTCAGGAGGCTGTCCGAAAAAGAGGAGGTGTCTCCAGCCTGCGATGCCTGGCGGCCCGGCGCTATTCAGATATCGTTATTCACCTACATTTAGGTGGAACTGAAAATCCAAACATCTGGCAGTATGAGCTTCACTTTAATCAAGATACACAGAGGATTCCCTATATAAAAAAAGAAAAAGTATCGCGGGGAGAGGAAATAATTTTAAATCGTCCTGATAAACAGGACCACGGGGATGAAGCCCGTTTGACTCAAACCCATCTGGAACAAGTTTACGCCAACCAGGAGTTTCGGGATATAGCCGGCTTTTTTTCATCAGTTCATTATTACCATTTAGTTCCCCAATTGGTTAGGGACCCGGAACGTTCAGTCGGGCGAAAAAATGATCCATATGGTGGTGACTTTCTTGAGAAGATTGCAAACACGCCTGAAAATACACGGAATGCCCGATTAAGGCGAATCATTGAAGGCCTGAAGGTCGCTGTGCCGCAATTAAAGGAACTGAAGTTATGGAGAGACCCTCGTGGACTGTGGCATCTTCGTGGTAGATACGAACACTGGCGGCCTCGGGGAGCGTGGCAGACGGAAGATCAGTTCTCAGACGGCACGTTAAGGTTAATGGGTTTGCTCTGGGCCGCGCTTGAAGGCGGAGGTCCTCTGCTTTTAGAGGAACCTGAGCTATCCCTGCATCCTGAAGTAGTAAGGCATATTCCCGAGACATTTCATCGAATCCAGCGCCGTAGCGGCAGACAAATAATAATGAGTACACAATCAAGTGAATTGTTGGAAGGAGAAGGAATCGGTTTAGACGAAGTATTAATGTTACGTCCCGATGCTGAAGGGACTTCAGTTGAACCTCTTAGTGATCAAGAAAATGTCAAGCCTCTCTTGGATAGCGGACTGAACCTAGCTGAAGTAGTTATTCCTTATACCCGTCCTGCTAATGTTGAACAGTTGTCACTGTTTGCTGATTAA